From Marivirga harenae, one genomic window encodes:
- a CDS encoding reprolysin-like metallopeptidase — translation MRLQRFLIFLIVFFTGFVSHAQNYNGQFWTESNARASARLISTEKQKIYKLAVDQLKAKLNQNSKLNFSIPYPDGAFQEFKLEESPIMAPALAKKYPNIKTYSGRNPTTGETLRLDLSKKGFHAMVYSTEGVFFIDPVQDQFNDYQIYYKKDLKRDPKKPRFEELEPIIADDVQFQRMQSMVESGNVNQPSGTQLRTYRIAVAATGEYTEFHGGTVEDGLSAIVSTMNRVNSIYEKEIAVRMVLVENNDEIIFTNSSTDPFTVDDVGILIDENQVVLDSIIGNQNYDLGHNFSTAAGGLAGLGVVCRSNSKARGVTGINQPIGDPFDVDYVSHEIGHQFGAPHTFNGTVSSCGQNRSANSAYEPGSGSTIMAYAGICGGDNIQNNSDPYFHTASLDFMNAYIQDNAGNNCADITETGNNLPIVEAGQGGFTIPISTPFQLNGFATDPDGDQLNYAWEQFDLGPAGSPNLPQDNAPLFRSFSPTLDSFRIFPQISDILNGTQTKGEILPDYARNLNFRLSVRDNQAIAAVDHDEISFSVTDIAGPFIVDTISGDYSGLNIITVSWEVNNTNIAPVNAAFVDIYLSTDGGQTFSVKVLENTENDGSEPIELPNINTNQAKIKVVASNNIFFNISPDVFTITETTEPTFTLEAEIDSDQYCPEDEITFTINITSILEYDESINLSVSDLADFEVSFDQNTLTPGESTILTITNTNQNTGEFNFTLEANTVDKSKSKELSFNVVDFPTAPNITFPVEADNNINLSPTVMWEDSDLQADYLLEIALDNNFNEKVDSVEVVNAKEYKLQENLQRLTSYFVRVKAINNCGESDFSDVISFSTADIICDLYEGTDLPLSISSENVDTIQSIINIPYSGKVESIAISNLVGTHSYINDLSFILESPTGTQITLLSNICDDQDNFNLSISDEGTSSELPCPPSDGETYQSEEALNTLNGEESEGEWKLIVIDRFAADGGELQSWSLDLCLLDVVAPEILAPTNLTANENVTGTVELSWTDNSENETSFIIERSTDNNSNFQEFADVDSNSSTYSDTDIVGQTQYFYRVKAVLDIFSSDYSNDINITTQLQVPPAPSTITASNLESGNVLIQWTDNTDLEEGYILERSQGDNTNYSNLAELEANSFDFVDETVEEESVYFYRVKGFNENGDGNYSSEVEIETLIGLPLAPTDLDFELLNDSTVRLNWADNAQNESSYRVQRSDNGNDFISVAELEVDSKSYEEILNSGNYNYRVLARNTRGNSNFSNEVTVEIDLENGVLSVRDEWKSKITLFPNPAQQIVNLKNESQYEIEKIQIRNSLGQKIRDVKFNDATELEISIQDLNSGIYFIYLETIDNVLIKQLMVK, via the coding sequence ATGAGGCTACAACGATTTTTAATATTTTTAATTGTTTTTTTTACCGGCTTTGTTTCGCATGCTCAGAATTATAATGGGCAATTTTGGACGGAAAGTAATGCTAGAGCTTCTGCAAGATTAATTTCGACTGAAAAACAAAAAATTTACAAATTAGCTGTTGACCAGTTAAAGGCAAAATTAAATCAAAATTCAAAATTAAATTTTAGCATCCCCTACCCTGACGGAGCATTTCAGGAATTCAAATTGGAGGAAAGCCCTATTATGGCACCGGCTTTAGCTAAAAAATATCCCAACATCAAAACCTATAGTGGGAGAAACCCTACAACTGGTGAAACTCTACGATTAGACCTAAGCAAAAAAGGATTTCATGCCATGGTCTATTCCACTGAAGGCGTATTTTTTATTGACCCCGTCCAAGATCAATTCAACGACTACCAAATCTATTATAAAAAAGATTTGAAAAGAGATCCCAAAAAGCCAAGATTTGAGGAATTAGAACCTATCATTGCAGATGATGTTCAATTTCAACGAATGCAATCCATGGTTGAATCTGGTAATGTAAATCAACCTTCCGGAACACAATTAAGAACCTATAGAATAGCCGTGGCAGCAACGGGCGAATACACTGAATTTCACGGAGGTACTGTGGAAGATGGTTTGTCTGCCATAGTGAGCACTATGAACAGGGTCAACAGCATTTATGAAAAAGAAATTGCAGTAAGAATGGTGTTAGTAGAAAATAATGATGAAATTATTTTTACAAATAGTAGTACAGACCCTTTTACAGTTGATGATGTCGGGATATTAATTGATGAAAATCAAGTAGTCCTAGACAGTATAATTGGTAATCAAAATTATGATTTAGGGCATAATTTCTCAACTGCTGCTGGTGGACTAGCAGGATTAGGAGTGGTATGTAGATCAAATTCAAAAGCAAGGGGAGTAACAGGTATTAATCAACCCATTGGTGATCCCTTTGATGTGGACTATGTTTCACACGAAATTGGTCATCAATTTGGGGCGCCACACACATTTAATGGAACAGTCAGTTCTTGCGGGCAGAACCGTTCCGCTAATTCCGCATATGAGCCAGGTAGTGGTTCCACCATAATGGCTTATGCTGGTATTTGTGGTGGCGATAACATTCAAAATAATAGTGATCCATATTTTCATACGGCCAGCTTAGATTTCATGAATGCGTATATTCAAGATAATGCGGGGAATAATTGTGCCGACATTACGGAGACAGGCAACAACCTTCCGATAGTAGAAGCTGGCCAAGGTGGTTTTACAATCCCTATTAGTACACCTTTCCAGCTAAATGGGTTCGCTACAGATCCTGATGGCGATCAGTTAAATTACGCTTGGGAGCAATTTGATTTGGGACCTGCCGGTTCTCCGAATTTACCTCAAGATAATGCACCATTATTCAGATCCTTTTCACCTACTCTTGACAGTTTTAGAATCTTTCCACAAATATCGGATATCCTTAATGGTACACAGACCAAGGGTGAAATATTACCGGATTATGCAAGGAATCTTAACTTTAGACTTAGCGTACGTGATAATCAAGCAATAGCGGCTGTGGATCATGATGAAATTAGTTTTAGTGTAACAGATATAGCCGGCCCGTTCATTGTTGATACCATTTCTGGGGACTACAGTGGACTCAATATTATCACAGTAAGCTGGGAAGTGAATAATACCAATATAGCTCCGGTAAATGCAGCATTTGTGGATATATACCTCTCCACTGATGGAGGACAAACATTTTCTGTAAAAGTGTTGGAAAATACAGAAAATGATGGCTCAGAACCTATTGAATTACCAAATATCAATACCAATCAGGCAAAAATAAAAGTGGTCGCCTCCAATAATATTTTCTTTAACATTAGCCCGGACGTTTTTACCATTACAGAAACCACCGAGCCAACCTTTACTTTGGAAGCTGAAATTGACAGTGATCAATATTGCCCTGAGGATGAAATTACATTTACCATCAATATAACTTCTATTTTAGAATATGATGAAAGCATTAATTTATCAGTAAGTGACTTAGCAGATTTTGAGGTTAGTTTCGATCAAAATACACTTACCCCTGGGGAAAGCACTATCTTAACAATCACCAATACCAACCAAAATACAGGAGAATTTAATTTCACACTGGAAGCCAATACGGTGGACAAATCAAAAAGTAAAGAATTGAGCTTTAATGTAGTTGATTTCCCGACAGCACCAAATATTACTTTTCCTGTGGAAGCGGACAACAATATCAATTTAAGCCCAACTGTAATGTGGGAAGACAGTGATTTGCAGGCTGACTACTTATTAGAAATCGCTTTAGATAATAATTTTAATGAAAAAGTAGATTCTGTAGAGGTTGTTAATGCAAAAGAATATAAACTACAAGAGAACCTGCAAAGACTCACAAGCTATTTTGTGCGTGTAAAGGCAATTAATAATTGTGGGGAAAGTGATTTTTCTGATGTTATTTCCTTTTCAACTGCAGATATTATTTGTGATTTATACGAAGGAACGGATTTGCCTTTATCAATTTCATCTGAAAATGTAGATACAATTCAATCTATTATAAATATTCCATACTCAGGAAAAGTTGAATCTATTGCCATAAGCAATTTAGTAGGTACGCATTCCTATATTAATGATTTAAGTTTCATATTAGAAAGCCCTACTGGTACTCAAATCACTTTACTCTCCAATATTTGCGATGATCAGGATAATTTTAACCTATCCATTAGTGATGAGGGAACATCATCAGAATTACCTTGTCCTCCAAGCGATGGGGAAACCTATCAATCTGAAGAAGCCCTCAATACCTTAAATGGAGAAGAATCAGAAGGAGAATGGAAATTAATAGTTATTGATCGTTTTGCAGCGGATGGTGGAGAATTGCAGTCATGGTCACTTGATCTGTGCTTACTGGATGTTGTAGCTCCTGAAATTCTAGCACCCACTAATTTAACCGCGAATGAAAATGTAACAGGAACTGTGGAACTCTCTTGGACAGATAATTCTGAAAATGAGACTAGTTTTATTATTGAAAGATCGACAGACAACAATTCAAATTTTCAGGAATTTGCTGATGTAGACTCCAATAGCTCAACATATTCTGATACCGATATAGTAGGACAAACCCAATATTTTTATAGAGTGAAGGCTGTATTGGATATATTTTCATCGGATTATTCGAATGACATCAATATTACTACCCAATTGCAAGTACCTCCTGCCCCCTCTACAATAACTGCCTCTAATTTAGAAAGTGGTAATGTTTTGATTCAATGGACAGATAATACTGATTTAGAAGAAGGTTATATATTGGAAAGATCGCAGGGTGATAACACTAACTATAGTAATTTAGCAGAATTAGAAGCAAATTCCTTTGATTTTGTAGACGAAACAGTTGAAGAAGAAAGTGTATATTTCTACAGAGTAAAGGGATTTAATGAGAACGGAGACGGCAATTATTCCAGCGAAGTAGAAATTGAAACTTTGATTGGATTGCCGCTTGCCCCAACCGATCTAGACTTTGAGTTATTGAATGATAGTACGGTAAGGCTCAACTGGGCTGACAATGCTCAAAATGAAAGTTCTTACAGGGTACAAAGATCTGATAATGGAAATGATTTTATTTCTGTGGCTGAATTGGAAGTTGACAGTAAAAGTTATGAAGAAATATTAAATTCTGGCAACTATAATTATAGGGTATTGGCTAGAAATACGAGGGGAAATTCTAACTTCAGTAATGAGGTTACAGTTGAAATAGATCTAGAAAATGGTGTTCTTAGTGTTCGAGATGAATGGAAATCAAAAATTACTTTATTTCCCAATCCTGCCCAGCAAATTGTTAATCTCAAAAATGAGAGTCAATATGAAATTGAAAAAATTCAGATTAGAAATAGCTTAGGCCAGAAAATAAGAGATGTTAAATTTAATGATGCAACGGAACTAGAGATTTCTATTCAAGATTTGAATAGTGGGATTTATTTCATTTATCTGGAGACCATTGATAATGTCCTTATTAAACAGTTGATGGTCAAATAG